Sequence from the Nitrospirota bacterium genome:
AAAAAACATAGACAACCATTCTATTTCCCAACTTTCTCCCCGTAATAGTTAATACTCACATCTCCTGAAGAATGAACCTTTGTAGCTTGCTCTTGCTATACTGTAGCTATGATAGTTTCCTGTAAAAAGGGCCATACTCTTAGTTGAATCCATATGCAAACTGGTTAAACAAGGGAAGGAGTATAGCAATGATAAACAATAAGAAAAGACTCACAGGTATAGACTATGGAAAAACATTGATTGACACTGCGGATGTTAGCAAAGAAAAACATACGGGGTATTATCGTTGTCCTGATGGAACAGACATAAAGTCCTTTGAATTTTTCAATAACGGACGTGGATTTGCCCAGTTTTGGGAACGTATTTCCTGGGCCATGAAAAGATATAATCTGGAGAATGTTGTGATAGGGATTGAGTCGACAGGTCCTTATGGAGAACCGCTACTTCATTATTTGCGAAGAAAGCCTGTGCGTTTAGTTCAGGGCAATCCGGTGCATACCAAGCGACTCAAAGAACTTCATGGCAATTCACCGAATAAGACGGACAAGAAAGATCCAATGGCCATAGCTGATATCATCTCATTAGGCCATGCTTTGACTGTTGTTATTCCTGAGGGATCGGCTGCGGAACTCCGCCGGTTAACTCAAGCCAGGGAGAGATGCGTGCAGAGGCGTACAGCGCTATACAATCAGCTTCAACAGCTTGTTTATCTTATATTTCCGGAGTTTTTACAGATAATGAAGAATGTTAAAACCAAAAGTTCCCATTATCTTTTGAAGCATCTTCTGACCCCCAAAGATATCGTGACCTATGGCCTGGAGCCCTTGACACTTTTACTCAGGAAAAAAAGCTATGGAAAGTTGGGGATAGAGCGTGCCACTGAGCTTTATACGGCCGCTAAGGAATCTGTGGGCATTGATCACGGTCAGGAAGGGTTGGCCTTTGAGATTCAAAATATTCTGCAGCTGATCGAGGCATCGAACAGCTTTGTTGCCGATGTGGAGCAAAAGATGTCTTGTCATCTTGAGCAGGTCCCATACAGCCGCTTTATACTTTCTATCAAAGGGATCAGTACAGTAACTGTGGGAGGCCTCATTGGTGAAGTAGGTGATTTCAATCAATTTGGAACCATTTCCGAGATAACCAAACTTGCCGGGCTGGATCTCTTTGAGGTGAGTTCTGGCAAGCATAAAGGGAATCGCCGCATATCCAAAAGAGGGCGTCCATTGTTGAGAAAACTCCTGTTTAATGCTGCAATGAACATGGTCAGTCGACATGGCAGCATGCGCCAGACCTACCTGGGGTATCTTCAAAGAGGGATGAAGAAGATGAAAGCATTGGTGGCTATTGCCAGAAAACTTCTCAGAATTATCTTTGCTCTTGTTAGAAATCAGTGTGACTATATAGACAGTTATCAGGAGACAGAAATGATGTTAAAGGTGGCTTAAACTGAATTAATTTATGCGGGGAGATTATCTATATGCACCATAAAGGCGGCAAAAGCCGACCTTCTTTTGTAGCTTAGGCAACTCCCCACCCCCTAACCTTATCCCCAATGAAGCAAGGTCAGAGCTTCGTTGAGACTCTCTAAACACCAGGGTTGGGCAAGGGTTAACATTAATTATTGGTTGCTATTAACATTAATAAATATGAATTAAATTATTTTAAAAAAATACTTGACTACAATAAACCAGGTGTAACGACCTGGTTGAGTAGTTCTTCCTCCTACTAATAATTATGGTATAAAAGTATAACAGATGGAAAGGCAGGAGGACTTATTTCTTCCCGGGTCTATGAACCCTTACTTCAGTCTGTTCCCTGCCTCCCAAAGTCATAATAAGTTGATTGGGTCTTAGAACCCTGGTTACAAGGGAGGATTGATTGGGAGGTGGACCCTGTCTGGTCCTAAGAATCTAAATAAAGGAGGTGTAACCATGTATGATCTATTTATTGGAATAGACGTTTCTAAGGAATCCTCTTCAGCTCACGGGCTTACCAAGGAAGGCAAGAGTTCTTTTTCTATGTCGTTTGCTATGAACTCAGATGGTTTCTCTGAGCTACTGATGACTGTAACATCTCACTGTAAAGACCTCTCAGGGGTTATTATTGCCATGGAATCCACCGCATGTTACCACATTAATCTCTTCTCCTTCCTTACATCAAAAGACATCAATGCGGTTATCATTAACCCTCTTCTTATCTCCAACTTTACCAAGCTCTCACTTAGAAAGACCAAGACTGACAAGAAAGACGCCAGGACTATTGCTCAGTTTCTTATTGTTAACAAGGACTCTATATCAAACATGTCCATCTCTCAAGATAAACAAGATCTACGGGATATTGCCAGGGAAAGGGAATCTCTTTCTCACCTCATCTCAGCTAATAAAACAGAGATCAAAAGAATCCTTCAGACCATTTTTCCTGAACTGGAATCAATCTGCAATATTTTTACTAAGACCCTGCTAAATTTCATTAAAGAGTATCCTTCTGCTCGCATTATTAAAGCAGCTAGACCAAAAGCTATTGCAAAAGCTCTTAAGCCGCCAGGTCAAGGAAATAAAATATCTTTCTCCCCTGATAAGATTTTGGAGGCCGCTAAAACCTCTATAGCCTCGTTTAGTCCAGCCAAGGAATTGATATTGCCCGGGAAGATATTAACCCTCATGCATCTCGAAGAAAGGCGTGATGAACTTACTAAGGTGCTTATAGAATACTGTAAATCAGCAATGATTAAAGACCTGCAGATAATAACATCGATTGATGGCATTGATAATGGTACCGCTACTACCTTTTTGGCTGAAATGGGACATATAGCCAACTATGCCTCACATAAAAACCTAATTGCATTCGCCGGTATCGACCCAACTGTATACCAGTCCGGTAAATTTGAAGGGTATAGCAGAATATCCAAAAGAGGCAACAGGCACCTGCGGAGGAAAGAAGATGGACTACCATCTAAAAAGGCTATATTTGCTACAGCACATAAACTTATAAGGGTTATCTTTGCGATGCTTTCACAAAGAACTTATTTTAAGGAGAATTATTCATAGTTGACGGTAATTAACGCTTCCACAAATCGTCAAAATATTGTATATTTCTATCGTTAATCTACAACGGAATAGACTAAGAGAAGATAACATTTTGAGACATAGATGCTATATTTACAACCATGATACCTTGCAGGATTCTATCAGTGTATTTGGGTACATAGTTCAGGATATTATAAGTTCGGTCACAATTAAATGAGGTAAAAATGTCACTTAACAATGAAATAGACTCAATGCGCAAGGAAATTAGAACCGATGAATATGGGATGTCAATTGGCGAATGGATAAGCCTTTATGAAAATAAGGAGGTAGATATTCACCCCGAGTTTCAGCGCTTTTATCGTTGGAGTGAGACTCAAAAAAGTAGGCTCATTGAATCAATTCTTTTAGGTATTCCTATTCCCCCTATATTCGTCAGTCAACGCAAGGAAGGTGTATGGGATGTCATTGACGGTTTGCAGCGGTTATCAACACTCTACCAGTTTGTCGGAGTCTTAAAAGACGAAAACGGAAACAACATTGAGCCGCTCAAGTTGGAAAAAACAAAATACTTGCCATCACTAAAAGGAAAGAAGTGGAATGATCCCAATGATCCAGACAACTCTTTTACGACTGAACAACGGCTCCTAATTAAGAGAAGCAAAATTGCCGTTAGCATCGTCCTCCGTGAAAGCGACCAGATTGCCAAATATGAGTTGTTCCAGCGTCTCAATACTGGAGGTGCAAACTTAACTCCTCAGGAAGTCAGAAATTGCATAATGGTCATGGTCAAACCAGATTTCCATAAGTGGATCAGTACTATTAGTGCGTATCAACCATATCAAGAATGTATTGCTCTCAGCGATAAGAATATTTCTGAACAATATGACATTGAGCTTGCATTGAGATTCATTGTTTTTTCAACTTTGGATCTTGATGAATATGATCGTTCGAAAGATGTGGGCGAATACTTAACAGACCGTATGGTGGAAATAGCGCAAGACAAACATTTCGAGAGAAAGTCAGCAGAGACTCGGTTCCGAGAGACATTTGACCATCTCAATGATGCTCTTGGTGCGAATGCTTTTAGAAGATACACCGATGGGCAATTTAAAGGGGGATTTCTGCTATCTCCTTTTGAGGTTGTATCTTTCGGGCTAGGTTTTAATCATCCTAACTTGCCATCACCGGAAGAAACGAAGGAAAAAACGCAACAACTATATTCAGATTCAGAATACCAGAAATGGTCAGGTTCGGGGGTTAGAGCAAATTCACGTCTACCTCATCTTATTCCGCTTGGGCGGAAGATATTTCGAAAAGATACTTCCAAATGAGCATTAGGACCGTTGACGATCTCACCGATAGGCTCGCATGGGAACTCGCTTGGCGAAAAAGGGAGCTTTCCGACCTTAAATACTACATAGGTCTAATGCCACTCGATTCCACAAGGCGTAACGTTTTGGGCCGTTGTAGCATTACAATCCTGTATGCCCACTGGGAAGGTTTCGTGAAGCTTGCTGGGCGCTGTTTCCTTGAGTTCATTGCCATGCAAAGACATCGCAATGAAGAACTGCACCCCAATCTGCTGACACTGTCTATGAGGAAGCACGTAAATTTCGAGCCAAAGGCTCTAAAATCGTCAGAATTCGGTAAAATAACAAATTTTTATCTTTCTCAAATGCCGAGCCGAGCAGCAATCCCGTATAAAACGGCTATTGATACGGGCTCCAACCTATCATCAGCAGTGCTTCGCGAAATCTTGTGGTGCCTCGGTTTAGACTATAGGCCCTTCGAAACTAGGGAAAAGTTCATTGACTCGAGTTTGTTGGGTAGGCGCAACTTTGTTGCCCATGGTGAGTCCACGAATGTTGATCCGGGCGAATATGACGTGATGCGTGCAGGCGTGATTGAAATGATGACAAACCTTAAAACACAAATTGAGAATTCTGTAGTATTAAAAACCTATCTGAAACTATCAACATGACCGAACAACAGCATTAAGGGCTACGGCAAAAAGCCGCCGCGCCTTATGCTGAACGTTACTCTCTCTTTCTCTTGTTAATCAATGATTATCCAAATTTTACAAACGTTAGCTTTGTAGGTGGATTTCACAGTCTTATGACCTGCCCTCTTTTCCCTCTTTGTAATATCTCCAACTATTACCGTATTCTTCGAGATCCGTATCTTTCGTAAGCGTCTAATTAACCGCATCTTCCCAGCATTCAATTGATATGACATGATGTGCACTCAACAAACGAAAGGGGGCATGTCATGTTTGATATCAGTAATGAAATTGAGAATAGAGATAAACAGGATAAACAGCAG
This genomic interval carries:
- a CDS encoding DUF262 domain-containing protein, which gives rise to MSLNNEIDSMRKEIRTDEYGMSIGEWISLYENKEVDIHPEFQRFYRWSETQKSRLIESILLGIPIPPIFVSQRKEGVWDVIDGLQRLSTLYQFVGVLKDENGNNIEPLKLEKTKYLPSLKGKKWNDPNDPDNSFTTEQRLLIKRSKIAVSIVLRESDQIAKYELFQRLNTGGANLTPQEVRNCIMVMVKPDFHKWISTISAYQPYQECIALSDKNISEQYDIELALRFIVFSTLDLDEYDRSKDVGEYLTDRMVEIAQDKHFERKSAETRFRETFDHLNDALGANAFRRYTDGQFKGGFLLSPFEVVSFGLGFNHPNLPSPEETKEKTQQLYSDSEYQKWSGSGVRANSRLPHLIPLGRKIFRKDTSK
- a CDS encoding IS110 family transposase; amino-acid sequence: MINNKKRLTGIDYGKTLIDTADVSKEKHTGYYRCPDGTDIKSFEFFNNGRGFAQFWERISWAMKRYNLENVVIGIESTGPYGEPLLHYLRRKPVRLVQGNPVHTKRLKELHGNSPNKTDKKDPMAIADIISLGHALTVVIPEGSAAELRRLTQARERCVQRRTALYNQLQQLVYLIFPEFLQIMKNVKTKSSHYLLKHLLTPKDIVTYGLEPLTLLLRKKSYGKLGIERATELYTAAKESVGIDHGQEGLAFEIQNILQLIEASNSFVADVEQKMSCHLEQVPYSRFILSIKGISTVTVGGLIGEVGDFNQFGTISEITKLAGLDLFEVSSGKHKGNRRISKRGRPLLRKLLFNAAMNMVSRHGSMRQTYLGYLQRGMKKMKALVAIARKLLRIIFALVRNQCDYIDSYQETEMMLKVA
- a CDS encoding IS110 family transposase; this encodes MYDLFIGIDVSKESSSAHGLTKEGKSSFSMSFAMNSDGFSELLMTVTSHCKDLSGVIIAMESTACYHINLFSFLTSKDINAVIINPLLISNFTKLSLRKTKTDKKDARTIAQFLIVNKDSISNMSISQDKQDLRDIARERESLSHLISANKTEIKRILQTIFPELESICNIFTKTLLNFIKEYPSARIIKAARPKAIAKALKPPGQGNKISFSPDKILEAAKTSIASFSPAKELILPGKILTLMHLEERRDELTKVLIEYCKSAMIKDLQIITSIDGIDNGTATTFLAEMGHIANYASHKNLIAFAGIDPTVYQSGKFEGYSRISKRGNRHLRRKEDGLPSKKAIFATAHKLIRVIFAMLSQRTYFKENYS